In the genome of Quercus robur chromosome 3, dhQueRobu3.1, whole genome shotgun sequence, one region contains:
- the LOC126717564 gene encoding protein LIGHT-DEPENDENT SHORT HYPOCOTYLS 1-like — protein sequence MDLVSQANNPSYENHLIPNIATSPTTPTTPTTPSTATSSSPSSTSSTTPSRYENQKRRDWNTFCQYLRNHRPPLSLPMCSGAHVLEFLRYLDQFGKTKVHNQTCPFFGLPNPPAPCPCPLRQAWGSLDALIGRLRAAYEEHGGRPEANPFGARAVRLYLREVRDFQAKARGVSYEKKRKRPKPKMNTSNTPPPVPPNASS from the coding sequence ATGGATTTAGTTTCACAAGCAAACAATCCCAGCTACGAAAACCACCTCATACCCAACATAGCTACTAGCCCAACTACTCCCACCACTCCCACAACTCCATCCACTGCCACATCCTCATCACCATCGTCTACTTCCAGTACTACTCCAAGCCGCTATGAGAACCAAAAGCGCCGAGACTGGAACACCTTTTGCCAGTACTTGAGGAACCACAGGCCTCCACTCTCACTCCCCATGTGCAGTGGTGCACATGTCCTTGAATTCCTTCGCTACTTAGACCAATTTGGCAAGACCAAAGTCCACAACCAGACTTGCCCTTTCTTTGGTCTCCCTAACCCTCCTGCTCCTTGTCCTTGCCCTCTAAGACAAGCTTGGGGAAGCCTTGATGCTCTTATTGGCCGCCTCCGTGCCGCGTATGAAGAACATGGTGGAAGACCAGAAGCAAACCCCTTTGGTGCAAGAGCTGTGAGGCTGTATTTGCGTGAGGTTCGTGATTTTCAGGCTAAAGCCAGAGGGGTCAGCTatgagaagaagaggaaaaggcCTAAGCCAAAGATGAATACTTCAAATACTCCTCCTCCTGTTCCTCCGAATGCAAGTtcatag